CAACACGATACTGTTTTCTTTTACACACGCGGCTGAGATTTTGTATAATTCATTCTATGAACGATTTCATGAAAGCCGCGGTTGACGAAGCAAGGAAAGGCCTGGCCGAAGGGGGAATACCCATAGGCGCGGTGCTGGTCAAGGACGGCGAGATAATATCAAGGGGCCATAACCGCAGGGTGCAGGACGGGGATCCCCTCGCCCACGCCGAGATCGTGTGCATGCGCAACGCCGGCCGCAAAGCGTCATTTGAGGGCGCCCAGCTATACTGCACACTGATGCCCTGCTACCTGTGCGCGGGGGCCATCGTCACATTCGGCATATCCAAGTGCATCGTCGGGGAAAGACGGAATTATCAGGGAGATGTGAAATTCCTCACCGACCACGGTACGGAATTCATAGACCTTGATTTTGCGCTCTGCTACGAGATGATGTCCGGCTGGATAGCCAAAAACCCCGGCCTCTGGAAAGAAGACAGCGGAAAGCGCTACAGCGTTTAATCTTTAAAAGCGCCCTGAACAGTCGGCGCTATTCGCCTATTATCTTGATGAGCACCCTCTTTTTTCTGCGGCCGTCGAACTCGCCGTAAAAGATTTCATAAATCCTCCCTGTTCCCGATAAAGAGCAAACAGTTTTATTTTATCAGATATGCCGGCGATTTAAAAATTCGCACAGCGCCTTTGATATGCCGCTTCACCGGCTTAAATTTCAGACTATTCAACTTCACGGCGCCTTGACAAAATGAATTTTCTATGTACAATTGTATTGATAAAAATATGGAAACCATCCTTGGCAGCTTTATATGGGATACGACAAAAGAAAAAGTCAATATCCGCAAAC
This is a stretch of genomic DNA from Candidatus Omnitrophota bacterium. It encodes these proteins:
- a CDS encoding nucleoside deaminase, whose translation is MNDFMKAAVDEARKGLAEGGIPIGAVLVKDGEIISRGHNRRVQDGDPLAHAEIVCMRNAGRKASFEGAQLYCTLMPCYLCAGAIVTFGISKCIVGERRNYQGDVKFLTDHGTEFIDLDFALCYEMMSGWIAKNPGLWKEDSGKRYSV